One genomic region from Rosa rugosa chromosome 1, drRosRugo1.1, whole genome shotgun sequence encodes:
- the LOC133725332 gene encoding glycosyltransferase BC10 — translation MQSRVGALEESKDPGGSISKTSHVRALPLRLIQFLLMFVVLGLGVSILSMHTIRYFGVQHMAPTEPSDVRSCFAEPNTLESWIRPPSSLLHSMNDTELLWLASCVPQVKEYPFKRTPKIAFMFLTKGPLPMEPLWERFFKGHEGLYSIYVHSLPSYSPNFSSSSVFYKRQIPSKLAEWGEMNMCEAERRLLANALLDISNEWFVLLSESCIPLSNLSIVYHYLSKSRYSFMGSFDEIGPYGRGRYNEHMAPLVNLSNWRKGSQWFEINRILAHKIVQDTTYYPIFRDFCKPACYVDEHYFQTMLTIETPHLLANRTLTYVDWSRGGAHPATFGKGDITEEFFKKITTSENCLYNNQPTTLCFLFARKFAPSALEPLLELASKVFGY, via the exons ATGCAGTCAAGGGTGGGGGCATTGGAGGAAAGCAAGGACCCTGGTGGTAGTATATCAAAAACCAGCCATGTAAGGGCCTTGCCTTTGAGGCTGATCCAATTCCTGTTGATGTTTGTGGTTCTGGGTCTCGGGGTTTCGATTTTGAGTATGCATACGATCCGCTATTTCGGAGTTCAACATATGGCTCCAACAGAACCATCTGATGTGAGGTCATGTTTTGCGGAGCCAAACACGTTAGAAAGTTGGATTAGACCTCCATCTAGTCTGTTGCATTCCATGAATGACACTGAGTTGCTGTGGCTGGCCTCATGTGTTCCTCAAGTGAAGGAATATCCGTTCAAAAGAACTCCCAAGATTGCTTTCATGTTCTTGACCAAGGGACCATTGCCGATGGAGCCTCTTTGGGAGCGGTTTTTCAAAGGGCACGAGGGGCTTTACTCGATCTATGTCCATTCGTTGCCATCTTATAGTCCCAACTTCTCAAGTTCATCAGTGTTTTACAAGAGACAAATTCCAAGCAAG CTCGCAGAGTGGGGAGAGATGAATATGTGTGAGGCTGAGAGAAGACTTCTAGCTAATGCATTGCTTGACATCTCAAATGAATGGTTTGTCCTCCTTTCCGAGTCTTGTATTCCTCTGAGCAACCTCAGCATTGTCTATCACTACTTATCAAAATCAAGGTACAGCTTTATGGGTTCATTTGACGAAATCGGACCTTATGGGAGAGGACGCTATAATGAACACATGGCCCCTTTGGTCAATCTCAGTAATTGGCGTAAAGGTTCCCAGTGGTTTGAGATCAATCGGATACTTGCACATAAGATTGTTCAAGACACAACTTACTACCCTATTTTCAGAGACTTTTGCAAACCTGCATGTTATGTAGATGAGCACTACTTTCAGACGATGCTTACCATCGAGACTCCGCATCTTTTGGCAAATAGGACTCTTACGTATGTTGACTGGTCAAGAGGTGGTGCTCATCCAGCTACGTTCGGTAAAGGTGATATTACAGAAGAGTTCTTCAAGAAGATTACTACTAGCGAAAATTGTCTCTACAACAATCAGCCGACCACGCTCTGTTTCCTTTTTGCTAGAAAGTTTGCTCCAAGCGCTTTGGAGCCTCTGTTAGAATTAGCATCTAAAGTCTTTGGATATTGA